The Desulfomonilaceae bacterium DNA window GGCGTGCCTCAAACAGATTTTGCCGTAACGTGCCTGCCTACATCTCTGTCAGTTGTGACGCCTCCTCCCCGTTGAAGCGTCTTTAGGAGGAACTGACAGCCAATGCCACACTCAATGCCGCAGCCCCGAAGGCCAAACAGCTACTTGCCAGACAATACCCGTGGTAGTACCAATTGGCCACCAGTGCGCCAGCTAACACCGGGCCGGAAAAATCCCGCTTGAACGGCGAAGAGCGTCAGGTTTGCGTTAACGGAGCGGAAATGGGGCGCGGAGATCTGTAGCATCAGAGCAACTCAATTAAATTATGGAATACGTCGACCGATAAGTTCGGGGCATAAAGGACCGAAATATGCTATCAAGATGTGAGCCCCGATAGTGAATAATCAGGGTGATCGAGGGGTTGTGAATTGATTTTAGAATCCCCTATTCTTCGGCGCACTCATCCGAGGATTACAAACATGCCTGCACGCAACATGAATTTATTTGACACTCAGTTGGCCGCTATTTGCAAGGATTATAGGATCAATCCGAAATGGTTGATTGCGCCTTCGATGAGGGTCGGATTCCAGTGGCTTGATAACGTTACCCGCTCAGGGCAGCCGGTATTGAACGTCAGGGTGAAGACCCTGCATCGTGCAGCGCTTGACCTGGCCATGCATGAGCTTGATCAAACAGGCAAAACTTATATTGGTCGACTACGCACAGAATTGCTCGTTTCATCAATTTTTTCGAAGCTCAAGGAAGTTGGTCAAGGATACTTCACAGCCCTTGAGCCAAGTCGAGGACTTATTCAGGCTTTCATGTCAACAATTAACGACATGCGCCTATCCGGACTCAAGGCGGCGGATCTTGATCCCGATGTGTTTGAGGTTGAGAACAAGGGTCAGGAGATACGGAAAATTCTCCTACAATACGAAAAGGATTTAGAAACGCATAGGCTTGTGGATTTCGCCGACATACTGGAAATAGCGTCCAGGACACTGGAGGATAATCCAGGCGCGATATTCCCGGATACCATGATCTTGGCTCCCATGACCCTCTGGGATGCCGCCACTGGTCTTGAAAGGAGATTTCTGAACGCTTTTCCCGAACATCATGTCAAAATTCTCGATGAGGACATCATAGGAACAATCCCGGAAGATGATCGAACCGACAGAGACCTGTTGAGAGCAATTTTGAGCCCAACGGATTGCCCTCCACCAAAGGGCGATGATACTGCGTTCATTTACAGGGCCATTGGTGAAGTAAACGAGGTTCGAGAGGTTTTTCGTAGATGCGCTGAGAGATCCATCCCCTTCGACGAGGTAGAAATCCTGCATACTGACGGAACTACCTACATCCCATTGATCTATGAACTGGCCTGGAACCTTAAGTCTGACGACGCTGAATCAATTGCGGTCACATTCTCCGAAGGCATCCCGGCGAGTTACAGCAGACCGGGCAAGGCCCTTCGAGCGTGGCTTTGCTGGATCCGAAATGATCACACACAGTGGACACTCGTCAGGATGATTCAGGACGGCTTACTCAGAATAGACAAGGCGGAAGAATATGGATTCAGCTTTTCATTACTTGCTGCGTCGCTCAGAAGTCTACCTATTGGATCTGGAGCGCAGAGATACCTGAAGGCTATTGATGACCAGATACATGCGCTTGAACAACCGCTTCCAGACAAGGAGTCCGACGAAGACGCTGTTCCTGATGGAGCCGGCAGGCATAGCAAGAGAATAGAATGTCTTAGTGAGGTTCGAGGTCTCGTTCAAAAGCTCTTGGAAGGAAGCCCGACGAAAGATTCCAGCCAGGCGACAATCCTTGAGACGGCTTCCTGGTTTCTTGAAAACTGTTGCAGATGCGTAAACGAGCCGGATGCATACAGCAAGGGACGCTTGCAAACTGAAATCAATGAGTTAGCATCGTTTATCGACCAGGATCATGATTATCGGGGGTTCGATATTTGGGAGTGGCTTTCTGAACTTCCTGGGGTGCTGAGTGTAGCCGGCAGGGGGCCTAGACCAGGATGTGTTTACGTTGCGACGGTTCGGGACGGGGGGCATTCCGGTCGAAAGAACACGTTTATCTTAGGGCTGGATGACTCCAGGTTCCCAGGGGCCGGATTACAGGATCCGCTCCTTTTAGATGGGGAGCGTCAGAAGATTTCGTCAAATCTCCCTACATCCTCCGGCCGCGTCAGCAAGAAAATGGAGGATTTCGCCAGACTACTTTCTCGTCTTAGAGGATCTGTCACACTATCGTACTGTTGCCGGAGTCTGGATGACGATAGGGAGATGTTTCCCGGTTCGGTCTTGATGTCTGCATTCAGGATCCTTTCCGGTAACCACGACGCTAACCAGGACGATTTCCTTGAATGGGTTCGCGATCCCATATCCTTTGCCGCCCGGATTTCTGAACAATGCGCGAATGTTTCCGAATGGTGGCTCTGGAGAGCCTGTGGCGACAAGGAAATCATCGAACCCAAAAAACTTGTCGCAAAAAGTTTTCCACATTTAGGACAGGGAATGGTGGCGGCTTCACAAAGGCAGAGCGAGTTTTTCACGGAATATGATGGCTGGGTCCCACAAGCAGGTATCGATCTTGACCCAACCTCGCTCAACGGGCCGATACTCTCGTCGAGTCGGTTAGAAAAATTGGGCTCGTGTCCCCTGGAATATTTTTTCCGGTACGTACTCGAAGTGAAAGTACCCGAAGAATACAAAGTCGATCCTTCAATATGGCTGGATCCTCTTCAGAAGGGGACTCTCCTGCACCAGGTATTTCGGGAATTCATGGCGACGCTGAAAAGAGACAGGCTTCTGCCTAATGTGGACCGTGACGCCCCCGTCATGTCCGCCATCCTCGATAGCCAAATAGATATATATAAGAAGATGATCCCTCCACCTAACGAGGACTTGTTCAAAGCAACCGTCCAGGAGTTTCGCAGAACCACGTCAATCTTCCTTCACGAAGAAGCGGTCCTCTGCCGGTCGAGTGATCCTTTCTGCTTTGAAGCTGCGGTTGGTTTGCCTCAAGATGGGGATCCAACCCCTCTTGACACCTCGG harbors:
- a CDS encoding PD-(D/E)XK nuclease family protein → MPARNMNLFDTQLAAICKDYRINPKWLIAPSMRVGFQWLDNVTRSGQPVLNVRVKTLHRAALDLAMHELDQTGKTYIGRLRTELLVSSIFSKLKEVGQGYFTALEPSRGLIQAFMSTINDMRLSGLKAADLDPDVFEVENKGQEIRKILLQYEKDLETHRLVDFADILEIASRTLEDNPGAIFPDTMILAPMTLWDAATGLERRFLNAFPEHHVKILDEDIIGTIPEDDRTDRDLLRAILSPTDCPPPKGDDTAFIYRAIGEVNEVREVFRRCAERSIPFDEVEILHTDGTTYIPLIYELAWNLKSDDAESIAVTFSEGIPASYSRPGKALRAWLCWIRNDHTQWTLVRMIQDGLLRIDKAEEYGFSFSLLAASLRSLPIGSGAQRYLKAIDDQIHALEQPLPDKESDEDAVPDGAGRHSKRIECLSEVRGLVQKLLEGSPTKDSSQATILETASWFLENCCRCVNEPDAYSKGRLQTEINELASFIDQDHDYRGFDIWEWLSELPGVLSVAGRGPRPGCVYVATVRDGGHSGRKNTFILGLDDSRFPGAGLQDPLLLDGERQKISSNLPTSSGRVSKKMEDFARLLSRLRGSVTLSYCCRSLDDDREMFPGSVLMSAFRILSGNHDANQDDFLEWVRDPISFAARISEQCANVSEWWLWRACGDKEIIEPKKLVAKSFPHLGQGMVAASQRQSEFFTEYDGWVPQAGIDLDPTSLNGPILSSSRLEKLGSCPLEYFFRYVLEVKVPEEYKVDPSIWLDPLQKGTLLHQVFREFMATLKRDRLLPNVDRDAPVMSAILDSQIDIYKKMIPPPNEDLFKATVQEFRRTTSIFLHEEAVLCRSSDPFCFEAAVGLPQDGDPTPLDTSDPVTIKLPNGKSIRTRGRIDRIDQLSHSKHIFSVWDYKTGSAWGYDRNEPFRQGRKIQSSLYLALSEKRLREICSPNCSVATFGYFFPGIREHGERICWDSHQLNAGKEVIAGLVEMLRSGCFPFTTDRRDVTFTDYGMVFGYIEDAVEATKLKIANLANSGIEPFRKLRS